The Cyclobacteriaceae bacterium DNA segment AAGAAGTGATTTTTTTCGTCCGGGTTTCAGCCACCACCGTTATCTGTTCCAACACCATTTCCGGTTCAGCTTCGGGTTCTGTTTCAGTTACAGAATCAATCGTTGTTTCGGATACTTCAGGTACAGGAACCACTAACCTGGGTTGCTCCACCGTTTTGGCTTTAGCTTGTTGATCCGCATTCGGGAAGACGATCTTTTTGATTTCCTTTCGGGCTTGTGAAAGATGTTGATCCGCATCAAATGCCTTTGTTCCATTTTTTATACGATCAACCCGCTCAATATTATCCTGTGAGATACGCTTAAGCTCCTGCAACAAATCATCACGCGATGATTCGAGCTTCTTGTAGCTTTCTACCATCCCACGAAGGCGCTCTTCCATTTCAGCCATCACTTGCTTGGCACGTTGCTCAGCTTCATCAATCGTATTGTTGGCCATCATCTTGGCCTCATTCATCATGGCATCAGCCTTGAGTTGTGATTCGCGTAAATGCAAATCAGCCGCCTGACGCGCCTGTTCGATCACATTCGCCCCCGTGTCTTCTGCCGTCTTAAGCGTTTTGAACAATGAGCTTTCCACCTCTCTCAGCTTGGTTACTTCACGTTCGGCCGCTTCAAGCTTTATCTTAAATTCCTTGCCTTCATCCACAAGGCGTTCCCATTCCTGCGACAGGGTAAGCAGAAAAGCGTTCACTTCATCCTTGTCATATCCGCGAAAATGCTTCTCGAAGGTTTTTTGCCGGATTTCAAGCGGTGTAATTTTCATGGTACTACTGGTTAAGTTTAAAAAATAAGAGCCGATAAAAAATCAGGTATCCAGGCTCTGATTATTCAAGTTTATATCCCATACGGAAATGGTGCGGTCATCGCTGGCACTCACCAATTGTCCGTGGTGGTTCGTCCACAACAGTTTGTTCACCGAGGTGCCGTGGCCGGCATGCCTGCCCTTGTCTATTACTTTCAACAGCCTCAGTTCGTCTAAGTCCCAGATTTTTATGGACTTATCCATGCTACAAGTTACGAAATGTTTGGAATCAGGGCTAAAATCAAGGTGATTTATTGCATACATGTGCGCCACCACCTCCGCAGCGGGGGTGTATCCGGCCCGTACATCCCATACTTTCAGGCGCGCATCGCGAGATCCACTCATCAGAAAATTGCCATCCGGGGTGTACCGCACGGTAAAAACCGAATTCGCATGTGCATTCCATTCGTATTTCATGTTCATTGAGTCAACATCAAACACCCGGATACAGCAATCACTGTACCCAACGGCCAACTCACCGGTTTTTCGATTGATAGCCATGGTTCGGGCGCTTTTTTCTGAGGATTTAGTACGACTCAGAATCGCCCGAGTACTCAAATCAACCCTGATGATTGTTCCATCGCCATCAGCCACAAACAACGTATTCCCTACATGCTGGATATCAAAAATGGCGGCCTTGGTAAGGTGTAACGAACCATCCTGTTTATTATTCTTCCAATCGATAAAATGAATGCCATCATAATTATGGCCAATTGTTAACAGATCTGTTTCCGAATGGCGGTGAATGGCGTAAATGGAATTGGCCAATCGGGCAATCAATGTACCCTCATCGGGTTTCTCCAGATCCCAAAGTACAACCATACCATCCCCTGAGCCACTAAAGAATCGGTTGGGTTGATCAGCCTGGAGCAGGGTATAGATCGAATCTCTATGACCGGTAAGGTTGTGTAGCCTGTTTACAGCAATGGTACTCATACCCGAATAACTGCGCGAAAGTGCTGAAAGTTTAGGTGAGTTTATAGTAAAATTGCTCAAGATTAAACCATTATGCCTCAACTGGAAACCGACATAACCAAAACCCGCGCGTGGGGCTTGTGGAAAATCGAAGAATCGGAGGAAGAGTTGAATCGGCTATCTGGTGAAGAAATTATTCCGGCAGAAATTACGCATCCGGAAAAGCGATGTGAGTTTCTGGCTGCCCGCGCATTGGTAAGAAATCTGGTTGAGCAATTGAAACTTAACTATCATGGGTTAACAAAAGATATTTATGGGAAGCCTTTATTACGCAGTCATCCGCATCACATTTCCCTTAGTCACTCCTATCCGTATGTAACGGCTATTATCGACACTGAAAAAGCAGTTGGTATTGATCTGGAGCATTTCAAATCAAAGTTATTGCGCATTGCCCCGCGTATGTTTTCTCCTTCGGAATTAAAAGATGCAGGAATTAATCTCATCAAGAATAGCATTTATTGGAGTGCCAAGGAAGCGATGATGAAAGTGTATGGAAAAAAGGATTTGGTATTTGCAGAAAATCTGTTGATAGAACCGTTTAACCTTGAGCTAACCGGGATACTCACCGGACACATTATCACTCCGGAAAAAGAAACAACGCTTTCGCTGTATTATAAACAATACCCGGATTTTGTGATTGTGTATAACGTGTAAGGCTACACGCCCAGGTCTGCTCCGTCAGCAATGATGAGCAATAACTCTTTCACCTCTTCGGCTTTTTCGTGCTCACCCATTTTATCAAACGACATAATGAGGTTACGAAACACCCTGCGAATAATTTCCAGGTTGGAGCAGGGTTCAAAAAATGAAGCTTGGGGAGCCAGCTTTAATTCGTGAATGTAGTTTTCAATATCCTGCCGGGAAAAAATAAGCCCTTTGTTAAAGGCATTGATGTAAAACACCTGGTTGCCATCCTGATACACCAGCACAAACAGGTTAGGAAGATTGACACCATACACGGGTAACTTCAACTTCTGCGCTACCATCATATAGATTACGCACAATGAAATAGGATTACCCTTACGCGTTTCCAACACCACGTTGATCATGGAATTGCCGGGCGAATGAAAATTTTTGGTGTTGGCTGAAAACTTCAGCTTATTAAAAAGCACACCATTCAGCACCTTAACCTGATCAATCGGGTACATATCCGGTTTGAACTCCAGCCAGGCTTCATAATAAATCTGTTCGAGATCCTGCTTTAGTTTCTCGAGTTCAAGATCGGGGTATTGATACGTAGCCACCAACCAAAAGCCGGTAAGTAAATCCTGCTCCGGACTTTTATACCATTCGGTTACCCGATGCTTCAATAACTCGTACTGAAGATCGTGAATGAGGCTTTCAATTTTTTGCTGCGTTTGTGGGTTGAAATTATTTTCCCACTCCTGTTCCAGATACGGAATTACTTCTTTGCCGAGCGAACGTATTTTATCAGTAACGTGAGAAACGACTTGATCATCCTCATCATCCAGCAACGAAACCAGCGCCTTTAATTCTTTTGCCGTCATTACGTTTGGATTACACCCACATTAAACCGTTCAACAGGAGCATGGTTGGCAGCCTCAATACCCATGGAAATAACTTTACGTGTTTCCAACGGATCAATAACATCATCTACCCATAAACGCGAAGCCGCGTAGTACGGGCTAAGCTGATCGTTGTACCGATCGGTTATTTCTTTCAATAAATTCTGCTGCTCTTCTTTCGAAATTTCTTTTCCTTCAGCTTTCAATGAACTTATCCGAATCTGTAATAATGTTTTTGCTGCTGAGGCTCCACTCATTACAGCAATCTGAGCAGAAGGCCAGGCAACAATCAATCTTGGATCATACGCTTTACCACACATGGCATAGTTACCGGCTCCGTATGAGTTACCCATAATCACCGTAAACTTAGGCACGGTTGAGTTGGCCATGGCGTTCACCATCTTGGCGCCATCTTTTATAATCCCGCCATGCTCTGCCTTGCTGCCCACCATAAAACCACTTACATCTTGTAAAAAAACCAGCGGAATTT contains these protein-coding regions:
- a CDS encoding DivIVA domain-containing protein codes for the protein MKITPLEIRQKTFEKHFRGYDKDEVNAFLLTLSQEWERLVDEGKEFKIKLEAAEREVTKLREVESSLFKTLKTAEDTGANVIEQARQAADLHLRESQLKADAMMNEAKMMANNTIDEAEQRAKQVMAEMEERLRGMVESYKKLESSRDDLLQELKRISQDNIERVDRIKNGTKAFDADQHLSQARKEIKKIVFPNADQQAKAKTVEQPRLVVPVPEVSETTIDSVTETEPEAEPEMVLEQITVVAETRTKKITSFFDEIG
- a CDS encoding 4'-phosphopantetheinyl transferase superfamily protein, with amino-acid sequence MPQLETDITKTRAWGLWKIEESEEELNRLSGEEIIPAEITHPEKRCEFLAARALVRNLVEQLKLNYHGLTKDIYGKPLLRSHPHHISLSHSYPYVTAIIDTEKAVGIDLEHFKSKLLRIAPRMFSPSELKDAGINLIKNSIYWSAKEAMMKVYGKKDLVFAENLLIEPFNLELTGILTGHIITPEKETTLSLYYKQYPDFVIVYNV
- a CDS encoding transglutaminase-like domain-containing protein, coding for MTAKELKALVSLLDDEDDQVVSHVTDKIRSLGKEVIPYLEQEWENNFNPQTQQKIESLIHDLQYELLKHRVTEWYKSPEQDLLTGFWLVATYQYPDLELEKLKQDLEQIYYEAWLEFKPDMYPIDQVKVLNGVLFNKLKFSANTKNFHSPGNSMINVVLETRKGNPISLCVIYMMVAQKLKLPVYGVNLPNLFVLVYQDGNQVFYINAFNKGLIFSRQDIENYIHELKLAPQASFFEPCSNLEIIRRVFRNLIMSFDKMGEHEKAEEVKELLLIIADGADLGV
- a CDS encoding WD40 repeat domain-containing protein, whose amino-acid sequence is MSNFTINSPKLSALSRSYSGMSTIAVNRLHNLTGHRDSIYTLLQADQPNRFFSGSGDGMVVLWDLEKPDEGTLIARLANSIYAIHRHSETDLLTIGHNYDGIHFIDWKNNKQDGSLHLTKAAIFDIQHVGNTLFVADGDGTIIRVDLSTRAILSRTKSSEKSARTMAINRKTGELAVGYSDCCIRVFDVDSMNMKYEWNAHANSVFTVRYTPDGNFLMSGSRDARLKVWDVRAGYTPAAEVVAHMYAINHLDFSPDSKHFVTCSMDKSIKIWDLDELRLLKVIDKGRHAGHGTSVNKLLWTNHHGQLVSASDDRTISVWDINLNNQSLDT